In the genome of Nonlabens sp. MB-3u-79, one region contains:
- a CDS encoding RNA polymerase sigma factor has protein sequence MYKKIITLCQKNDRKAQKELYQTISPKLYGSCLRYAPNEAEAQDILQDTFIIIFKKIDQFKFKGSFEGWCKRIAVNTALQRYRGVKVYDLVNEDQLEDLEAVQIEESDDVPLKKLLSMVQELPERYRLVFTMYVMDGYSHKEIAEMMKITTGTSKSNLARARQHLQSMVKIWRESHNSNAG, from the coding sequence GTGTATAAAAAGATAATTACATTATGTCAGAAAAATGATCGTAAGGCTCAAAAGGAACTGTATCAAACAATTTCTCCTAAGCTATATGGATCATGTTTGCGATATGCTCCTAATGAAGCAGAGGCTCAAGACATATTGCAAGACACTTTTATCATCATATTTAAAAAAATAGATCAGTTTAAATTTAAAGGTTCTTTTGAAGGGTGGTGCAAAAGAATAGCAGTAAACACTGCATTGCAGCGGTATAGAGGTGTAAAGGTATACGACCTGGTAAATGAAGACCAATTAGAAGATTTAGAGGCGGTTCAGATAGAGGAATCAGATGATGTGCCGCTTAAAAAATTATTATCCATGGTGCAAGAGTTGCCAGAAAGGTACAGACTCGTATTTACTATGTATGTAATGGATGGATACAGTCACAAAGAAATAGCAGAGATGATGAAAATTACGACGGGTACATCAAAATCTAATCTTGCACGAGCTAGACAACACCTGCAATCAATGGTTAAAATATGGCGTGAATCTCACAATTCTAATGCCGGTTAA